The following are encoded together in the Ketobacter sp. MCCC 1A13808 genome:
- the guaD gene encoding guanine deaminase: MSNESHAYRARILHFVDNPLNAGDQAWQYFEDGILWVENGYIRSVGHAVDQLMTLPTYVSIDNYSDHLIIPGFIDTHIHYPQIEMIGAYGEQLLTWLNNYTFPTESQFGDSAYAARISSVFTDELLRNGTTTALVFGTVHPASVNAFFSEAQQRGLRMIAGKVMMDRNAPEEICDTPETGYHHSKRLIERWHGVDRLQYAITPRFAPTSSYEQLEKIAYLFKQYQGLYMHTHLSENTNEVAWALQLFPEATRYLDIYDNYGLLTPRSVFAHGVHLCDEECRRLAETGSSIAHCPTSNLFLGSGLINLNQLFQHGVSVGLGTDIGGGTSFSMFKTMDEAYKIQQLRGATLDPFQALYMATLGGAKALDLDTRIGSFRLNNEADFVILDLQATPLLKFRTPYCKSLRDLLFVLNTLGDDRVVKRTYSLGRCVHNRDGATHL; this comes from the coding sequence ATGAGCAATGAATCCCATGCCTATCGTGCCCGTATACTGCACTTTGTTGACAACCCTCTCAACGCAGGAGACCAGGCCTGGCAATACTTTGAAGACGGTATTCTGTGGGTAGAAAACGGCTATATCCGAAGCGTCGGCCATGCCGTGGATCAACTGATGACCTTACCCACCTATGTCTCTATTGATAATTACTCCGATCACCTGATTATCCCGGGTTTCATTGACACCCATATACACTACCCGCAAATAGAAATGATCGGTGCCTATGGTGAACAGTTACTTACCTGGCTCAATAACTACACCTTTCCCACCGAAAGCCAGTTTGGGGACTCCGCCTATGCCGCCCGTATTTCTTCTGTTTTTACGGATGAGTTATTGCGCAACGGCACGACCACGGCATTGGTTTTCGGTACGGTTCACCCCGCTTCGGTGAATGCTTTTTTTAGCGAAGCACAGCAACGGGGCCTGCGTATGATCGCAGGCAAAGTCATGATGGATCGTAACGCGCCGGAAGAAATCTGTGATACACCGGAGACCGGCTACCACCATTCCAAAAGGCTAATCGAACGCTGGCACGGAGTGGATCGGCTGCAGTACGCAATAACACCCCGCTTTGCCCCCACCAGCTCCTATGAGCAACTGGAAAAAATTGCCTACTTATTCAAACAGTACCAAGGCCTTTATATGCATACCCACCTGTCAGAAAACACCAACGAAGTGGCATGGGCACTGCAACTATTCCCGGAGGCGACCCGCTACCTGGACATTTATGATAATTACGGACTCCTAACTCCGCGTAGCGTCTTCGCCCACGGAGTGCATCTGTGCGACGAGGAATGCAGACGCTTAGCCGAAACCGGTTCCAGCATTGCTCACTGCCCTACGTCAAACCTATTTCTGGGTTCGGGATTAATAAATCTGAATCAATTATTCCAACACGGTGTTTCGGTGGGGCTGGGCACCGATATCGGTGGAGGCACCAGCTTTTCCATGTTCAAAACAATGGATGAGGCATACAAAATTCAACAGCTCAGAGGAGCGACACTGGATCCATTTCAGGCTTTATATATGGCGACGCTGGGTGGAGCTAAAGCTCTCGATCTGGATACCAGAATCGGCAGCTTTCGCCTGAATAACGAAGCCGATTTTGTGATATTGGATTTACAGGCTACCCCATTACTAAAATTCCGTACGCCCTATTGCAAAAGCCTGCGGGATCTATTGTTCGTTTTGAATACCCTGGGCGATGACCGCGTTGTAAAGCGCACCTATTCACTTGGACGCTGTGTGCATAACAGAGATGGAGCAACACACCTATGA
- a CDS encoding ureidoglycolate lyase — translation MNRIEPLTQEAFRPFGDVIEANEALENFDINYGYTRRFHNLADINVDAEFGKPIVSLFRSNPLPAPIKIERLERHPLSSQAFMPLGASPYLVVVAPAGELVEANIRVFLAQPGQGVNYFAGTWHHFCLALQADSLFLVIDRAGPGSNCDELLLDTPFTLDISGLV, via the coding sequence ATGAATCGAATAGAACCGTTAACGCAAGAAGCCTTCCGGCCATTCGGTGACGTGATCGAAGCCAATGAGGCGCTGGAGAACTTTGATATTAACTATGGATACACCCGGCGTTTTCACAATCTGGCGGATATCAATGTGGATGCCGAATTCGGTAAACCCATCGTGAGCTTGTTCCGCTCCAATCCGCTGCCGGCTCCCATTAAAATAGAACGCCTGGAAAGGCACCCGCTTTCCAGCCAGGCATTTATGCCGTTGGGCGCGAGCCCCTACTTGGTCGTAGTGGCACCTGCAGGCGAACTTGTGGAAGCGAACATCCGCGTCTTTTTGGCACAGCCCGGACAAGGCGTGAATTATTTTGCGGGTACCTGGCATCACTTTTGTCTGGCGCTGCAGGCGGACAGTTTATTCCTGGTCATTGATCGAGCCGGGCCCGGTTCGAATTGCGATGAACTTTTACTGGACACCCCCTTTACTCTTGATATTAGCGGTTTGGTGTGA
- the uraH gene encoding hydroxyisourate hydrolase, which translates to MSQITTHVLDSALGQPAANVPVMLSYQDRAGNWSKINSTVTNEDGRAPALSPDKLQAGTYRLRFETSPYLHAQGQPVFYPYVEVVFTIDDSGTHYHIPLLMSPFSYSTYRGS; encoded by the coding sequence ATGAGTCAAATTACTACCCACGTTTTGGATTCTGCATTAGGTCAACCCGCAGCGAATGTCCCCGTTATGCTCAGCTACCAAGACCGGGCGGGCAACTGGTCGAAGATCAACAGCACAGTCACGAACGAAGACGGGCGGGCACCGGCTCTGAGTCCGGATAAATTGCAAGCCGGCACCTACCGGCTCCGCTTTGAGACCTCACCCTATCTGCACGCTCAGGGGCAACCGGTGTTTTATCCCTATGTGGAGGTGGTTTTTACGATTGATGACAGTGGTACGCACTACCATATCCCCCTGTTAATGAGCCCGTTCAGTTACTCCACCTACCGGGGCAGCTGA
- the uraD gene encoding 2-oxo-4-hydroxy-4-carboxy-5-ureidoimidazoline decarboxylase produces MNLNTLNTMPISQAGDTFRQCCAATGWVDGMVRSRPYATLVSILNTSDHIWMDMRESDLLEAFSAHPQIGNVDSLRQKYASTKAMAAGEQASVQQATEETIQALVKGNAEYLEKFGFIFIVCATGKSADEMLALLHARLPNSRPQELQNAAEEQHKITALRLEKLFSW; encoded by the coding sequence ATGAATTTAAATACGTTGAATACCATGCCCATAAGTCAGGCTGGCGATACCTTCCGGCAATGTTGTGCAGCCACCGGCTGGGTCGATGGCATGGTGCGATCGCGCCCCTATGCCACTCTTGTTTCCATTCTCAACACCTCTGACCACATCTGGATGGACATGCGCGAAAGCGATTTACTTGAAGCCTTTAGTGCCCATCCGCAGATTGGCAACGTCGATAGCCTGCGACAAAAATACGCTAGCACCAAGGCAATGGCGGCGGGGGAACAAGCCTCGGTGCAACAAGCCACCGAAGAAACCATTCAGGCCTTGGTGAAAGGCAACGCAGAGTATCTGGAAAAATTCGGATTTATTTTTATCGTCTGCGCCACCGGCAAATCCGCCGACGAAATGCTGGCATTGCTGCACGCCAGATTGCCAAACAGCCGTCCCCAAGAGTTGCAGAATGCGGCGGAAGAACAACACAAAATTACCGCTCTGCGGTTGGAAAAGCTATTCTCATGGTAG
- the alc gene encoding allantoicase, with amino-acid sequence MSNPEHPIKWAMTHIDLLAERFGGQTLSCNDEFFAEASNLMKQSEPVFIEDKYTDRGKWMDGWETRRRRSDGFDWCIVRLGIAGRIRAIDVNTTFFKGNAPDAMSIEACYAPDDPALLNADQWEWFTLIESKKIKPHSHNLFELTDSRSWTHLRLNIFPDGGVARLRVYGEPRVDWSKLLPNELVDLAACANGGRALACSDMFFSPMNNLIAPNRGKNMGDGWETRRRRGPGHDWLIVKLACPGRLKRVLIDTLHFKGNFPDSFVLEAIHSITDDLTDDAMEWTSVIASTKLMPHTEHFYQEELLEQETPFTHVRLSIFPDGGVSRMRVFGYPVVDTEIQD; translated from the coding sequence ATGAGCAATCCGGAACACCCGATTAAATGGGCCATGACCCATATAGATTTACTGGCCGAACGTTTTGGCGGGCAAACCCTATCCTGCAACGATGAGTTTTTTGCCGAAGCCAGCAATCTGATGAAACAATCCGAACCGGTTTTTATCGAAGACAAATACACCGACCGCGGAAAATGGATGGATGGCTGGGAGACCCGCCGCCGCCGCTCAGACGGCTTTGACTGGTGTATTGTGCGCCTGGGCATTGCCGGCCGCATTCGTGCAATAGATGTGAATACGACCTTTTTTAAAGGCAATGCGCCGGATGCTATGTCGATTGAAGCCTGCTATGCACCCGATGATCCCGCGCTTTTAAATGCCGATCAGTGGGAATGGTTTACGTTAATAGAATCGAAGAAGATCAAACCCCACAGTCATAATTTATTCGAACTGACCGACAGCCGCTCCTGGACCCATCTGCGTTTGAATATTTTTCCGGACGGCGGAGTCGCCCGTTTGCGTGTCTACGGAGAACCCCGCGTCGACTGGAGCAAGCTACTGCCCAACGAATTAGTGGACCTGGCCGCCTGCGCTAACGGTGGCCGGGCGCTGGCGTGCTCCGATATGTTCTTTAGTCCGATGAACAATCTGATTGCACCCAATCGCGGAAAAAATATGGGCGACGGCTGGGAAACCCGACGCCGCCGGGGCCCCGGTCACGACTGGTTGATCGTTAAATTGGCCTGTCCAGGCAGGCTGAAAAGAGTGTTGATCGATACCCTCCATTTCAAGGGCAATTTTCCCGACAGCTTTGTACTCGAGGCGATCCACTCCATTACCGACGATCTGACCGATGACGCTATGGAATGGACCAGCGTCATTGCATCCACCAAGTTGATGCCGCACACCGAGCATTTTTATCAGGAAGAACTGTTGGAACAGGAAACTCCGTTCACCCACGTTCGTCTCAGCATTTTTCCGGACGGGGGAGTCAGCCGCATGAGAGTGTTTGGTTATCCGGTAGTGGACACTGAAATCCAAGACTGA
- the allB gene encoding allantoinase AllB, whose protein sequence is MSASEITSTSKIDLNKPFALRAKRVITPQGEQAAIVVVENERIQSILAYEADPGCPLLEIEGVLMPALVDSHVHVNEPGRTDWEGFDTATHAAAAGGIATLVDMPLNCVPVTISDAALAAKLEAVDSKIWVDCGYWGGATADNLADLPDLLKAGVLGVKSFTIHSGIDEFQAVDEQQLKDAMRHLANAELPHLVHAELDIHCQPEVEAIGRSYSRFLQSRPRQWENDAIAMVIRVMRALREEGLTPRAHIVHLSSSDAIPMITQARDEGLLLTVETCPHYLTLWSEDIPDGATLYKCCPPIRENQNRDCLWQGLKDGVIDFIVSDHSPCTPQLKAIDSGDIGDAWGGISALQFGLALIWTEGQKRGFDLTQITRLMAQRPAEIAGLGAFKGQIATGYDADFCVFDCTATQTVTAETIKHKHKISPYLGKTLQGKVLQTWLRGKPIYQHDEYTGEARGKSLLRGHTFTLPKGIQ, encoded by the coding sequence ATGAGTGCTTCCGAAATCACATCAACCAGCAAGATCGATCTGAATAAACCCTTTGCACTGCGCGCCAAGCGGGTCATAACGCCCCAGGGCGAACAAGCTGCAATCGTGGTGGTAGAAAACGAGCGTATCCAGTCTATTCTGGCCTACGAGGCTGACCCGGGCTGCCCGTTGCTGGAAATCGAAGGCGTACTGATGCCGGCACTGGTGGACAGTCACGTGCATGTGAATGAACCTGGGCGTACTGATTGGGAAGGTTTTGATACGGCGACCCACGCTGCGGCAGCCGGTGGCATCGCGACCCTGGTGGACATGCCCCTGAATTGTGTCCCCGTCACCATCTCCGACGCAGCTCTGGCAGCCAAACTGGAAGCAGTGGACAGCAAAATCTGGGTCGACTGCGGTTATTGGGGAGGTGCCACTGCTGATAATCTTGCAGACCTTCCTGATCTGTTAAAGGCCGGAGTATTGGGTGTAAAGTCCTTCACTATCCATTCCGGTATTGACGAATTTCAGGCGGTGGACGAGCAACAATTAAAGGATGCAATGCGACATTTGGCGAACGCAGAGTTACCCCATCTGGTACACGCCGAGCTGGATATACATTGCCAACCTGAAGTGGAGGCAATCGGTCGTTCCTATTCCCGCTTTCTGCAATCACGGCCGCGCCAGTGGGAAAACGACGCCATTGCTATGGTGATCCGGGTTATGCGGGCGTTACGCGAAGAAGGCTTAACCCCCCGTGCGCACATCGTACATCTGTCTTCCAGCGATGCCATTCCCATGATTACCCAAGCACGGGATGAAGGCTTGTTGCTAACGGTCGAGACCTGCCCGCATTATCTCACCTTGTGGTCGGAGGATATTCCGGATGGCGCGACGCTTTACAAATGTTGCCCGCCGATCCGGGAAAATCAAAACCGTGATTGTCTCTGGCAGGGTTTAAAGGACGGCGTAATTGATTTTATCGTTTCGGACCACAGTCCCTGCACCCCCCAACTAAAAGCGATCGACAGTGGCGATATCGGCGATGCCTGGGGCGGCATCTCGGCCTTGCAATTCGGCCTGGCTCTGATCTGGACCGAGGGCCAGAAACGCGGCTTTGATCTGACTCAGATCACCCGCCTGATGGCGCAACGCCCCGCCGAAATCGCCGGACTGGGCGCATTCAAAGGCCAAATCGCAACAGGTTATGACGCGGACTTTTGCGTATTTGATTGCACTGCGACACAAACCGTCACTGCCGAGACGATCAAACACAAGCACAAGATCAGCCCTTATTTAGGAAAGACCCTGCAAGGCAAGGTGTTGCAAACCTGGCTACGCGGTAAACCTATTTACCAGCACGACGAGTACACGGGAGAAGCACGCGGTAAAAGCCTGCTACGGGGTCACACCTTTACCCTTCCAAAAGGAATTCAATGA
- the xdhC gene encoding xanthine dehydrogenase accessory protein XdhC — MTASSNYHLRTWASAAAKLQQQGEGYVLVTIVNVKGSSPRDNGTKMLVSHDRTVETIGGGHLEFLAIKTARELLTQGKQHQHMEEYPLGTKLGQCCGGRVTLLYECFAPSEVQIALFGAGHVARALVTILAQLPVQIRWIDSRADEFPASIQDGVKVIVSDQPENEVAHLNPGAYVIVMTHLHPLDYAIAEAALQRNDTAYVGVIGSETKARRFRMRLQYWGFPQSVIDQMQCPIGLDTVAGKHPMEVSVSIAGQIIAHYQQRRELGISDNAEAIPIALKPTLQKQIGYKEPFDQ; from the coding sequence ATGACTGCTTCATCGAATTACCATCTACGCACCTGGGCTAGCGCGGCTGCCAAGCTACAGCAACAGGGTGAAGGTTATGTCCTGGTTACCATCGTTAATGTTAAGGGTTCGTCGCCCCGAGACAATGGCACCAAAATGCTGGTGAGTCATGACCGTACGGTGGAGACCATCGGCGGCGGGCACCTGGAATTTTTGGCCATTAAAACCGCCCGCGAATTGTTAACGCAAGGCAAACAGCATCAACACATGGAGGAATACCCTTTGGGTACCAAGCTGGGACAATGCTGCGGAGGCCGGGTCACATTACTTTATGAATGCTTCGCTCCCAGCGAAGTACAAATAGCCTTGTTCGGAGCCGGCCACGTGGCCCGGGCGCTGGTCACCATTCTGGCACAACTGCCGGTGCAGATTCGCTGGATCGACAGCCGCGCCGATGAATTTCCAGCATCGATTCAGGATGGAGTGAAGGTGATCGTTTCGGATCAGCCTGAAAACGAAGTTGCGCACCTCAATCCGGGTGCCTACGTCATCGTCATGACTCACTTGCACCCACTGGATTACGCCATTGCCGAAGCAGCATTGCAACGCAACGACACCGCTTATGTTGGCGTAATCGGCTCAGAAACCAAAGCCCGGCGTTTCAGGATGCGGCTACAGTATTGGGGATTCCCACAATCGGTGATCGACCAGATGCAGTGTCCTATCGGACTGGACACCGTAGCGGGAAAACACCCGATGGAAGTTTCCGTGTCCATTGCCGGACAAATTATTGCGCATTATCAACAACGCAGAGAACTCGGGATAAGCGACAACGCTGAAGCGATTCCCATCGCATTAAAACCCACACTGCAAAAGCAAATCGGATACAAGGAACCGTTTGATCAATGA
- a CDS encoding ABC transporter ATP-binding protein, whose protein sequence is MPSRLALRNITKQYPGCLANDHISLDIEPGEIHALLGENGAGKSTLMKVIYGLVKPDIGTLYWRGRQLTIADPSHARSLGIGMVFQHFSLFETLTVTENIALALGTPAREMKSLGERITDVSSKYGMALNPDRLVHTLSIGERQRVEIVRCLVQEIKLLILDEPTSVLTPQEVDTLFITLRQLAREGCSILFISHKLNEVKALCDNATVLRGGKVSGNCKPAEETPASMARLMVGDDTPISTEYAKAEGGEAFLEVMQLSKGTHDPFGTRLNNINLQVRSGEIVGVAGVAGNGQEELLAALSGEEPVKEAGAIQLQGVAIGSMGPADRRRLGVAFVPEERLGRGAVPNMSLHDNALLTGFLTGLVRNGMVVGAKVDAFAKQIIDRFKVKAAGTHSEARSLSGGNLQKFIIGREILQNPKLLIASHPTWGVDIGAAVAIHEAIIGLRDNGAAILVVSEDIDELFLISDRICALCDGELSALKATAETSIEQVGRWMAGDFDEQDDSLSTKRAAVTPIHAQGKADVQAENRVC, encoded by the coding sequence ATGCCTTCGCGCTTGGCGTTGCGCAATATCACCAAACAATACCCGGGCTGCCTGGCCAACGACCATATCAGTCTGGATATAGAACCGGGTGAAATACATGCGTTGTTGGGAGAAAACGGGGCCGGTAAAAGCACCCTGATGAAAGTGATCTATGGCTTAGTGAAACCGGATATCGGTACGCTTTATTGGAGAGGCCGGCAGCTGACCATCGCCGATCCCAGTCATGCACGCAGCCTGGGTATTGGCATGGTGTTTCAGCATTTTTCGTTGTTCGAAACCCTGACCGTGACGGAAAACATTGCGCTGGCTTTGGGCACTCCGGCACGGGAAATGAAATCACTGGGCGAACGCATCACGGACGTTTCCAGCAAATACGGCATGGCATTGAATCCCGATAGGCTGGTGCATACCCTGTCCATTGGTGAACGTCAGCGGGTGGAAATAGTGCGCTGTCTGGTGCAGGAGATAAAGTTGCTGATTCTGGACGAACCGACCTCGGTGTTAACGCCACAAGAAGTGGACACCTTATTTATCACGCTACGACAGTTGGCCAGGGAAGGCTGCAGTATTCTGTTTATCAGTCACAAGCTGAATGAAGTGAAAGCGCTGTGCGATAACGCCACGGTGTTGAGGGGGGGCAAGGTATCCGGTAACTGCAAACCGGCGGAGGAAACACCGGCCTCCATGGCGCGTTTGATGGTGGGGGACGATACCCCGATTTCAACAGAATACGCCAAGGCGGAAGGGGGCGAAGCCTTTTTAGAGGTAATGCAATTAAGTAAAGGGACCCATGACCCGTTCGGCACCCGGCTCAACAATATCAACCTGCAGGTGCGCAGCGGTGAAATCGTCGGGGTGGCCGGTGTTGCCGGTAACGGCCAGGAAGAATTACTGGCGGCGCTCAGTGGCGAAGAGCCGGTGAAGGAAGCTGGCGCAATCCAGTTGCAAGGTGTTGCGATCGGCAGCATGGGGCCGGCAGACCGGCGCCGACTGGGGGTGGCCTTTGTGCCGGAGGAGCGGTTGGGGCGGGGAGCGGTGCCCAATATGAGTTTGCACGACAATGCGTTGCTCACGGGTTTCCTGACTGGCCTGGTGCGAAACGGAATGGTGGTTGGCGCCAAAGTGGATGCCTTCGCAAAGCAAATCATTGATCGCTTTAAAGTGAAAGCGGCGGGTACACACAGTGAGGCACGCAGCTTATCTGGCGGCAATTTGCAGAAATTCATTATCGGCCGTGAAATTCTGCAAAATCCCAAATTGCTGATCGCATCGCACCCCACTTGGGGGGTCGACATCGGGGCGGCTGTGGCAATTCATGAGGCGATCATCGGTCTGCGGGACAACGGCGCGGCCATTCTGGTGGTATCGGAAGACATTGATGAATTATTTCTGATTTCGGATCGCATCTGCGCACTCTGCGATGGCGAGCTTTCTGCATTAAAAGCAACCGCGGAAACGTCCATTGAGCAAGTGGGACGCTGGATGGCCGGCGATTTTGACGAGCAGGACGACAGCCTCAGTACAAAGCGGGCAGCAGTGACCCCGATTCATGCCCAGGGCAAGGCAGATGTGCAAGCGGAGAATCGAGTATGTTGA